In Drosophila bipectinata strain 14024-0381.07 chromosome 2R, DbipHiC1v2, whole genome shotgun sequence, one genomic interval encodes:
- the cnn gene encoding centrosomin isoform X3: MSRNPSSNPQRRVPFRSSSDFQCNASFEANRPPGGSHSPMALQGRSVRELEEQMSTLRKENFNLKLRIYFMEEGQPGARSNHIGEPTSKQLIDAKIQVEVLRKTIEEKTELLREAARAITDHEEIQRKAELESQTMIEHLQQQIRGYEAAARVVHPSAAIDAEKLIRLEREVHRLENELQEADVRHKAVKSQMEFALAERLDTVMSCEAKIEELAIKNAELVERLQSHSESSDAAHDKRDLGAQLADKMCELQDAQEKLKERERIHEQACRTIQKLMQKLSSQEKEIKRLNQQQKEQSVNKENDTVKSIASPSTTGRSLSDNEACSPDISSSLKDRYELKISEQEELIKQLKAEVKKKTTNLQNLVNRELWEKNREVERLTKLLANQEKSLPQIGEESSGEAAADLQQSFSEADYLRAVERNKLLQRKVDVLFQRLTEDQQNSVVISQLRVELKKAQTDVESADKWRLECADVCSVLTNRLEELAGFLNSLLKHKDVLGVLAADRRHAMRKAVDRSLDLSKSLNMTLNITGTSLADQSLAQLCNLSEILYTEGDLSQKTFNSHEEIHAASSMSPTMENLKAENKALKRELEKRRTTDGQQQQRKERRSLPLPSQQLDNQSESEAWSEPDRKVSLARIGLEENSNSLAAPEQPGSESESEGRACSTRQDRNRNSERIAQLEEQIAQKDERMLNVQCQLVDLDNRYKQEQLRCMEITQQLEQLRAVNEALKADLQAIGSHEDQRIVELQKMLEAKSQQIDQLKLAQSTLTADAQITEMELQAAQQQIQEMEQQYAESLDQLQTQLEKQRVEAIEQLEEHERLHQEALERDWVALTTYQEQAQQLLELQRSLDYHQENEKELKQTLVENELATRALKKQLDESTLQASKAVMERTKAYNDKLQLEKRSEELKQQLEALKEKQRIFQQQQKRANSSDVSQSGYTSEEVAVPMGAGVAQAAAGSNPAAAAVVAQRLNNSSPDLGIESDAGRISSVELSNAQRALLKTVELKCEKTTSEKNASPEGKGTVTATEHDCAKVDLENAELRRKLIRTKRAFEDTYEKLRLANKAKAQVEKDIKNQILKTHNVLRNVRSNMENEL; the protein is encoded by the exons ATGAGCAGGAATCCATCGTCCAACCCGCAACGGCGGGTGCCATTCAGATCCTCTTCCGATTTTCAGTGTA ATGCCAGTTTTGAAGCAAATCGACCCCCGGGTGGCAGCCACTCGCCCATGGCTCTCCAGGGTCGGTCGGTGCGTGAGCTGGAGGAGCAAATGTCGACGCTGCGTAAGGAAAACTTCAACCTGAAGCTGCGCATCTACTTTATGGAAGAGGGCCAGCCTGGTGCCCGATCCAACCACATTGGCGAACCCACATCCAAGCAGCTGATAGATGCGAAGATACAGGTCGAGGTGCTGCGCAAAACCATTGAGGAGAAAACGGAGCTCTTAAGGGAGGCCGCCCGGGCCATTACAGATCACGAGGAGATTCAGCGCAAGGCGGAATTGGAGAGTCAGACCATGATCGAGCATCTGCAGCAACAAATACGCGGCTATGAG GCTGCGGCCAGAGTTGTCCATCCAAGTGCTGCGATCGACGCTGAGAAGCTCATACGTTTGGAGCGAGAAGTTCACAGGCTGGAGAACGAGCTGCAGGAGGCGGATGTGCGTCACAAGGCAGTCAAAAGCCAGATGGAATTCGCGCTGGCCGAGCGCCTGGACACCGTGATGTCCTGTGAGGCCAAAATCGAGGAGCTCGCCATCAAGAATGCCGAGCTGGTGGAACGCCTCCAGAGCCATTCAGAGTCTAGCGATGCGGCCCAT GACAAGCGAGACCTGGGCGCCCAGCTGGCGGACAAGATGTGCGAGCTTCAGGATGCCCAAGAGAAGCTGAAGGAGCGGGAGCGCATCCACGAGCAGGCCTGTCGCACCATCCAGAAGCTGATGCAGAAGCTAAGCAGCCAAGAGAAGGAGATCAAGCGGCTGAACCAGCAGCAGAAGGAGCAGTCGGTCAACAAGGAG AACGACACCGTCAAATCGATTGCTTCGCCCTCAACAACTGGCCGATCCCTGAGCGACAACGAGGCCTGTTCCCCGGACATCTCTTCTAGCCTGAAGGACCGTTACGAGCTTAAGATTTCCGAGCAGGAGGAACTTATCAAGCAACTGAAAGCAGAGGTTAAAAAGAAGACCACCAACCTGCAGAACCTGGTCAACAGGGAGCTCTGGGAGAAGAACCGCGAGGTGGAGCGCCTCACCAAGCTTCTGGCGAATCAGGAAAAGTCTCTTCCACAGATCGGTGAAGAGTCTTCCGGCGAAGCTGCCGCTGACCTGCAGCAGTCGTTCTCCGAGGCAGACTACCTACGGGCGGTGGAACGCAACAAGCTGCTGCAACGCAAGGTGGATGTACTCTTCCAGCGGCTAACCGAAGACCAACAAAACTCCGTTGTCATAAGCCAACTGCGCGTGGAGCTCAAGAAAGCCCAGACGGATGTGGAGAGTGCGGACAAGTGGCGCCTGGAGTGCGCGGACGTCTGCAGTGTTCTGACCAACCGCCTGGAAGAACTGGCCGGTTTTCTCAACTCTCTGCTGAAGCACAAGGACGTGCTTGGGGTTCTTGCCGCAGACCGTAGACATGCCATGCGGAAGGCCGTGGATCGCAGTCTGGACCTGTCCAAGAGCCTAAATATGACTCTCAACATCACGGGCACCTCTCTGGCCGATCAGAGTCTGGCCCAGCTGTGCAATCTCTCCGAGATTCTGTACACCGAAGGGGACCTTAGTCAAAAGACTTTCAACTCCCACGAGGAGATCCATGCCGCCAGTTCTATGAGTCCCACCATGGAGAACTTGAAGGCGGAGAACAAGGCTCTCAAGCGGGAACTAGAGAAGCGACGCACCACCGAtggtcagcagcagcagcgcaaAGAGCGGCGATCGCTGCCACTTCCCAGCCAGCAGTTGGACAACCAGAGCGAGTCAGAGGCTTGGTCGGAGCCGGATCGCAAGGTTTCCTTGGCGCGCATCGGCCTGGAGGAGAACTCCAACAGCTTGGCGGCTCCCGAGCAGCCCGGCAGTGAGTCCGAAAGCGAAGGACGCGCTTGCTCGACTCGCCAAGACCGTAACCGCAACAGCGAGCGCATTGCTCAGCTGGAAGAGCAGATTGCCCAGAAGGACGAACGCATGCTGAACGTACAGTGCCAGCTGGTGGACCTGGACAACCGATATAAGCAAGAGCAGCTTCGTTGCATGGAAATCACCCAGCAACTGGAGCAGCTTCGCGCCGTCAACGAAGCTCTCAAGGCAGATCTGCAAGCCATTGGCTCCCACGAGGACCAGCGAATAGTGGAGCTGCAGAAGATGCTGGAGGCTAAGAGCCAGCAGATCGATCAGTTGAAGCTGGCCCAAAGCACTTTGACAGCCGATGCCCAAATAACCGAGATGGAGTTGCAAGCGGCGCAGCAGCAGATCCAAGAAATGGAGCAACAGTACGCCGAGTCCTTGGATCAGTTGCAGACCCAGCTGGAGAAGCAGAGAGTGGAGGCAATTGAGCAGCTCGAGGAGCACGAGCGCCTGCACCAGGAGGCCCTCGAACGCGATTGGGTGGCTCTGACCACCTACCAGGAGCAGGCTCAACAGCTGCTGGAGCTGCAGCGTTCCCTAGACTACCATCAGGAGAACGAGAAGGAACTGAAGCAGACTTTGGTAGAGAACGAGCTGGCCACACGGGCCCTCAAGAAACAACTAGACGAAAGCACCTTGCAGGCCTCCAAGGCGGTGATGGAGCGCACCAAGGCCTACAACGACAAGCTGCAGTTGGAGAAGCGCTCCGAGGAGCTCAAACAGCAGCTGGAGGCTCTCAAGGAGAAGCAACGAATctttcagcagcagcagaagcgcGCCAACAGCAGCGATGTCTCCCAATCGGGCTATACCTCCGAGGAGGTGGCCGTGCCTATGGGTGCGGGGGTAGCACAAGCTGCTGCCGGTTCCAATCCAGCTGCCGCAGCGGTGGTGGCCCAGAGGCTGAACAATTCATCTCCGGATTTGGGAATAGAGAGCGATGCAGGACGCATTTCCAGCGTGGAACTGTCAAATGCCCAACGAGCACTGCTCAAGACAGTGGAACTCAAGTGCGAGAAGACCACGTCAGAAA AAAACGCTTCTCCAGAGGGAAAGGGCACTGTTACCGCTACAGAACACGACTGCGCCAAGGTAGATCTTGAAAACGCCGAACTGAGGCGCAAACTAATCCGCACCAAGCGCGCATTCGAAGACACCTATGAGAAACTGCGTCTGGCTAACAAAGCAAAAGCACAAGTCGAGAAAGacatcaaaaatcaaatactAAAAACGCACAACGTCCTGCGGAATGTTCGCTCCAACATGGAAAACGAGTTATAA
- the cnn gene encoding centrosomin isoform X4 — protein sequence MSRNPSSNPQRRVPFRSSSDFQYASFEANRPPGGSHSPMALQGRSVRELEEQMSTLRKENFNLKLRIYFMEEGQPGARSNHIGEPTSKQLIDAKIQVEVLRKTIEEKTELLREAARAITDHEEIQRKAELESQTMIEHLQQQIRGYEAAARVVHPSAAIDAEKLIRLEREVHRLENELQEADVRHKAVKSQMEFALAERLDTVMSCEAKIEELAIKNAELVERLQSHSESSDAAHDKRDLGAQLADKMCELQDAQEKLKERERIHEQACRTIQKLMQKLSSQEKEIKRLNQQQKEQSVNKENDTVKSIASPSTTGRSLSDNEACSPDISSSLKDRYELKISEQEELIKQLKAEVKKKTTNLQNLVNRELWEKNREVERLTKLLANQEKSLPQIGEESSGEAAADLQQSFSEADYLRAVERNKLLQRKVDVLFQRLTEDQQNSVVISQLRVELKKAQTDVESADKWRLECADVCSVLTNRLEELAGFLNSLLKHKDVLGVLAADRRHAMRKAVDRSLDLSKSLNMTLNITGTSLADQSLAQLCNLSEILYTEGDLSQKTFNSHEEIHAASSMSPTMENLKAENKALKRELEKRRTTDGQQQQRKERRSLPLPSQQLDNQSESEAWSEPDRKVSLARIGLEENSNSLAAPEQPGSESESEGRACSTRQDRNRNSERIAQLEEQIAQKDERMLNVQCQLVDLDNRYKQEQLRCMEITQQLEQLRAVNEALKADLQAIGSHEDQRIVELQKMLEAKSQQIDQLKLAQSTLTADAQITEMELQAAQQQIQEMEQQYAESLDQLQTQLEKQRVEAIEQLEEHERLHQEALERDWVALTTYQEQAQQLLELQRSLDYHQENEKELKQTLVENELATRALKKQLDESTLQASKAVMERTKAYNDKLQLEKRSEELKQQLEALKEKQRIFQQQQKRANSSDVSQSGYTSEEVAVPMGAGVAQAAAGSNPAAAAVVAQRLNNSSPDLGIESDAGRISSVELSNAQRALLKTVELKCEKTTSEKNASPEGKGTVTATEHDCAKVDLENAELRRKLIRTKRAFEDTYEKLRLANKAKAQVEKDIKNQILKTHNVLRNVRSNMENEL from the exons ATGAGCAGGAATCCATCGTCCAACCCGCAACGGCGGGTGCCATTCAGATCCTCTTCCGATTTTCAGT ATGCCAGTTTTGAAGCAAATCGACCCCCGGGTGGCAGCCACTCGCCCATGGCTCTCCAGGGTCGGTCGGTGCGTGAGCTGGAGGAGCAAATGTCGACGCTGCGTAAGGAAAACTTCAACCTGAAGCTGCGCATCTACTTTATGGAAGAGGGCCAGCCTGGTGCCCGATCCAACCACATTGGCGAACCCACATCCAAGCAGCTGATAGATGCGAAGATACAGGTCGAGGTGCTGCGCAAAACCATTGAGGAGAAAACGGAGCTCTTAAGGGAGGCCGCCCGGGCCATTACAGATCACGAGGAGATTCAGCGCAAGGCGGAATTGGAGAGTCAGACCATGATCGAGCATCTGCAGCAACAAATACGCGGCTATGAG GCTGCGGCCAGAGTTGTCCATCCAAGTGCTGCGATCGACGCTGAGAAGCTCATACGTTTGGAGCGAGAAGTTCACAGGCTGGAGAACGAGCTGCAGGAGGCGGATGTGCGTCACAAGGCAGTCAAAAGCCAGATGGAATTCGCGCTGGCCGAGCGCCTGGACACCGTGATGTCCTGTGAGGCCAAAATCGAGGAGCTCGCCATCAAGAATGCCGAGCTGGTGGAACGCCTCCAGAGCCATTCAGAGTCTAGCGATGCGGCCCAT GACAAGCGAGACCTGGGCGCCCAGCTGGCGGACAAGATGTGCGAGCTTCAGGATGCCCAAGAGAAGCTGAAGGAGCGGGAGCGCATCCACGAGCAGGCCTGTCGCACCATCCAGAAGCTGATGCAGAAGCTAAGCAGCCAAGAGAAGGAGATCAAGCGGCTGAACCAGCAGCAGAAGGAGCAGTCGGTCAACAAGGAG AACGACACCGTCAAATCGATTGCTTCGCCCTCAACAACTGGCCGATCCCTGAGCGACAACGAGGCCTGTTCCCCGGACATCTCTTCTAGCCTGAAGGACCGTTACGAGCTTAAGATTTCCGAGCAGGAGGAACTTATCAAGCAACTGAAAGCAGAGGTTAAAAAGAAGACCACCAACCTGCAGAACCTGGTCAACAGGGAGCTCTGGGAGAAGAACCGCGAGGTGGAGCGCCTCACCAAGCTTCTGGCGAATCAGGAAAAGTCTCTTCCACAGATCGGTGAAGAGTCTTCCGGCGAAGCTGCCGCTGACCTGCAGCAGTCGTTCTCCGAGGCAGACTACCTACGGGCGGTGGAACGCAACAAGCTGCTGCAACGCAAGGTGGATGTACTCTTCCAGCGGCTAACCGAAGACCAACAAAACTCCGTTGTCATAAGCCAACTGCGCGTGGAGCTCAAGAAAGCCCAGACGGATGTGGAGAGTGCGGACAAGTGGCGCCTGGAGTGCGCGGACGTCTGCAGTGTTCTGACCAACCGCCTGGAAGAACTGGCCGGTTTTCTCAACTCTCTGCTGAAGCACAAGGACGTGCTTGGGGTTCTTGCCGCAGACCGTAGACATGCCATGCGGAAGGCCGTGGATCGCAGTCTGGACCTGTCCAAGAGCCTAAATATGACTCTCAACATCACGGGCACCTCTCTGGCCGATCAGAGTCTGGCCCAGCTGTGCAATCTCTCCGAGATTCTGTACACCGAAGGGGACCTTAGTCAAAAGACTTTCAACTCCCACGAGGAGATCCATGCCGCCAGTTCTATGAGTCCCACCATGGAGAACTTGAAGGCGGAGAACAAGGCTCTCAAGCGGGAACTAGAGAAGCGACGCACCACCGAtggtcagcagcagcagcgcaaAGAGCGGCGATCGCTGCCACTTCCCAGCCAGCAGTTGGACAACCAGAGCGAGTCAGAGGCTTGGTCGGAGCCGGATCGCAAGGTTTCCTTGGCGCGCATCGGCCTGGAGGAGAACTCCAACAGCTTGGCGGCTCCCGAGCAGCCCGGCAGTGAGTCCGAAAGCGAAGGACGCGCTTGCTCGACTCGCCAAGACCGTAACCGCAACAGCGAGCGCATTGCTCAGCTGGAAGAGCAGATTGCCCAGAAGGACGAACGCATGCTGAACGTACAGTGCCAGCTGGTGGACCTGGACAACCGATATAAGCAAGAGCAGCTTCGTTGCATGGAAATCACCCAGCAACTGGAGCAGCTTCGCGCCGTCAACGAAGCTCTCAAGGCAGATCTGCAAGCCATTGGCTCCCACGAGGACCAGCGAATAGTGGAGCTGCAGAAGATGCTGGAGGCTAAGAGCCAGCAGATCGATCAGTTGAAGCTGGCCCAAAGCACTTTGACAGCCGATGCCCAAATAACCGAGATGGAGTTGCAAGCGGCGCAGCAGCAGATCCAAGAAATGGAGCAACAGTACGCCGAGTCCTTGGATCAGTTGCAGACCCAGCTGGAGAAGCAGAGAGTGGAGGCAATTGAGCAGCTCGAGGAGCACGAGCGCCTGCACCAGGAGGCCCTCGAACGCGATTGGGTGGCTCTGACCACCTACCAGGAGCAGGCTCAACAGCTGCTGGAGCTGCAGCGTTCCCTAGACTACCATCAGGAGAACGAGAAGGAACTGAAGCAGACTTTGGTAGAGAACGAGCTGGCCACACGGGCCCTCAAGAAACAACTAGACGAAAGCACCTTGCAGGCCTCCAAGGCGGTGATGGAGCGCACCAAGGCCTACAACGACAAGCTGCAGTTGGAGAAGCGCTCCGAGGAGCTCAAACAGCAGCTGGAGGCTCTCAAGGAGAAGCAACGAATctttcagcagcagcagaagcgcGCCAACAGCAGCGATGTCTCCCAATCGGGCTATACCTCCGAGGAGGTGGCCGTGCCTATGGGTGCGGGGGTAGCACAAGCTGCTGCCGGTTCCAATCCAGCTGCCGCAGCGGTGGTGGCCCAGAGGCTGAACAATTCATCTCCGGATTTGGGAATAGAGAGCGATGCAGGACGCATTTCCAGCGTGGAACTGTCAAATGCCCAACGAGCACTGCTCAAGACAGTGGAACTCAAGTGCGAGAAGACCACGTCAGAAA AAAACGCTTCTCCAGAGGGAAAGGGCACTGTTACCGCTACAGAACACGACTGCGCCAAGGTAGATCTTGAAAACGCCGAACTGAGGCGCAAACTAATCCGCACCAAGCGCGCATTCGAAGACACCTATGAGAAACTGCGTCTGGCTAACAAAGCAAAAGCACAAGTCGAGAAAGacatcaaaaatcaaatactAAAAACGCACAACGTCCTGCGGAATGTTCGCTCCAACATGGAAAACGAGTTATAA